GCCGCTGGTGTCGATGCTGATCTCGTTGAGCTTGCCGCTGGCGTAGCCGTCCTGACGGGTGTCGCGCAGGGCGAAGGCTTCGCCGTACTGGGTGGAGCCGGTCACGTCCAGGCGCATGTTCAGCACGCCGGCACCGGTGCTCGGGGTGAACGGGTCCATCGCGATGATGCCGTTGGCCGGGGTGGTCAGCGAGCCGGTGTCGGAGAACTGCAGCGTGGTCGGCGCACCGACCGCGGCGCCGTCCACGTAGTTGTGCACCTGCCATTCGTTCGGGTTGGCGGTCTTGACGAAGTAGGAGGTCTGCACATGGCTGACGCCCAGCGAGTCGTAGACGTTGATGCCGCCGGTGGAATGGCTATAGGTCTTGTCGTCGGCCGGGCTGAACGGGGTCACCACCGGCGCGGTGGCGTTGCCGGGCAGGGTGAAGGCCAGGTTCACCGTGGAGGTCGATTTGGGCGGGCTGTCGGTGGTCAGCAGCTGCAGGTCCGACAAACGGCCCACGTCGAACCCGTTGCCGCTGGGATTGGGCGCAAATACCTGCAAACGCGCGCCCTGCGGGTTGACCACATAGCCGTTGGCGTCGGTCTGGAAGTTGCCGGCGCGGGTATACATCCTGGCGCCGTTGGACGAGACAGTGAAAAAGCCCTCGCCGGAGATCGCCAGGTCCAGGCTGCGCCCGGTAGGGTCGATATTGCCCTGCGAGAACTGCTGCGCCACGTTGCTGACCCGCACGCCCGAACCCACCGCGTTACGCGACAGGCCGTAGCTGGTGCTCTGGAACATGTCGGCAAACTCGGCGCGCGACTCCTTGAACCCGGTGGTGTTGACGTTGGCGATGTTGTTGGAGGTGACGTTCAGATCGGCATTGGCTGCGTTGATGCCGGACAACGAAGTATTGAAAGCCATGGATGAGTTCCTTTAAGTGTCGGTTGCCGGCTCAGCTGACGCGGAGCACGTTGGCGAGCGGGGAGGTGCCGAGCCCCGTCAGGTTGAGATACAGGCCGTCCGAGCCGATCGTGACGCTGTCCACCGGTGCATCGACGTAGGTGGACAATTTGCTCTTGGCACCGGCGGTGTCGGTTTGCGTTGCGGTGATGCCGTACTTGCCGGCGGCCATGCGGTTGCCGTTGGCGTCGGTGCCATCCCAGGCGAACGACACCTCACCGGCAGCGCTGGCCGGCACGCTGATCTGCTTGACGAAGGCGCCGTTGGCA
The window above is part of the Xanthomonas campestris pv. badrii genome. Proteins encoded here:
- the flgE gene encoding flagellar hook protein FlgE, translated to MAFNTSLSGINAANADLNVTSNNIANVNTTGFKESRAEFADMFQSTSYGLSRNAVGSGVRVSNVAQQFSQGNIDPTGRSLDLAISGEGFFTVSSNGARMYTRAGNFQTDANGYVVNPQGARLQVFAPNPSGNGFDVGRLSDLQLLTTDSPPKSTSTVNLAFTLPGNATAPVVTPFSPADDKTYSHSTGGINVYDSLGVSHVQTSYFVKTANPNEWQVHNYVDGAAVGAPTTLQFSDTGSLTTPANGIIAMDPFTPSTGAGVLNMRLDVTGSTQYGEAFALRDTRQDGYASGKLNEISIDTSGVVFARYSNGADKPLGQVSLASFVNPQGLQSQGNNMWAESYTSGAARVGAPDTSDLGQIESGSLEASTVDLTEQLVNMIVAQRNFQANSQMISTQDQVTQTIINIR